DNA sequence from the Bombus pyrosoma isolate SC7728 linkage group LG12, ASM1482585v1, whole genome shotgun sequence genome:
acattgaaaaataatatttcttgaatagattacaataaaacgttgCCTGTGGAAACGATACTAAGGCTATGGGACTGCTTGTGTTTGGATCGTCGGGATTTAAATTTGATCTTGATGATCGGgaaatttcgacgaaaatGCCAAGTGAAAAAATTCTTGGCAATCGCTGTTGGACTTTTAGGTTCCAGCCTCTTTGAAACAATGACTATGATTTGCGAGTTATTCACTCACGAACCTGATGGAGGATCTGCTATGGTTCCAGTTACATTCTTTCTGGAGATATATGGGTATATACAAAACttacaaaatgtataatacatattgaTATAGGTAATAAACCGTGCAGCTATAAAACACACAACTGAAGGGAAGAAGAATGTACCTATATAGGGCGTTGAAAAAGATATGAATGATATTTATAGGATATTTATAggattatacatatagaaatttatggaaGAAGTACATATACTGtacttatatgtatgtatatacatatagatctTGAAATCTATAGGGTTTAGCGTTAttcaatgtatattttattaaatgtgagaaaattaatttattaatgataacaCTTTTCCAGATATTTAGCTGGACTTTGTTGTGATGGGAGCGAAAGAGATCCTGGCGACGAGGATCCGACAGAATTCATTATATACGATTCTGAATATTCAGAAAATCAAGAATCGAGcaagagaaaattttctatagatCGGGTTTGTTCAGCTACGAGCCAAGACACGGAAGCTGACGCGAATTTAGACTTAGAATTGGTATCAAGAAAGGACATAGACTCTTCGAGAAGTACACTCTTAccagaaattatttcattcgcatatttgttacataatttacaaaaatattcttttacagCTGATATAACGCCGCAATTAAGCGAAAGTTACGCTAGCCAGAAGAAGATGGTTGAAGATGAAGCGAAACAAGATTTCTCTAGCAAAGAAACTTCACAAATAGAACCTAACGAGATATCCACTAGCAATGTCGAGTCAAGCAAGAGACCGGGATCTAATGGACAAAAGTTGAAAGGTGAAAACGCATCTGCAAAAAGTGTGACTAGTAGTACTTCGGCAGAAAGTTATAGCGAGAAACAGAACATACGAAATACGGAGGATAGggttgaaaggaaaaagaagaagaaggttaTAGACGCAAAATTGCTCAAGTACTATCCGAATGTTCCTGGTGAGATAACAAAGgatctttaattatattacaaaccgatatacatacatatatacaagcCAAGTTGTAAAATTATGCAAGTTTATTTGTGTTACGTTTATGattctttgtaaatttcaagtttcttgCAAAATTATCTGAGAGTTTTATGTTGCGGTTTCTTTACAAAACCAATTTTTTGCTgtgattattattacattaattttcataaaatttctattataattcgATACTAGGTATTGGATCTCGTCTATCAGCTGAAGAAGTAGCTAGTGTCGCAATATGGTTGAGCGAATGCGCAAGAGTACAAGAAGGCATGGTTGGCCCGCGAAATCTCCGGCATATGAATTGTCCTCCTTTAGACAAACAAGAGATATCGGAGTCATGACAAGACGCAATATGATTGTGACATGAATCTGCGAAAGTTTtctaaatactaaatatatggCACTAGCGAGTGGAAACActtagaaatattcaaaagtaGCGTTATTTAAAGcaaattttagatttatatcttttatgcTTCGATTTTAGGACGCTTGTGTTTACACGAAAGTACACAAAACATCCATACATGCTATTGTACAATAAAAAGCAAGGAATAGAGAAATCCTGTTGTATGAATTTGTTACGACTTCGAAAGCGTATGTGTATAAATAACATGCTATATCTACTCGactaaaattttatcgagaaaacgagaaatgtTAGACATTTAGAAACGATACGAGTGAAGtaacaaaatgaaacaaatgaaatggAATTATGAAATCTTACTTCTccttattaaaacaaaaagaaactaaaaaaatatatacatataaaatgcTATTATagagtaatatataatactataatttataatacctTTAACCCTCTATATACTGAGAGATATCCgactataaaaattcttcaataattttttattttcttcatatttttaattaactttcgcTTTGCTCTTTTTAAACACGTTTTATCACTTTACTGTAAATGAAACCAATTTCGAACGTTCTACACGATTTCACAGGGACTTGAGAAATCTAtggtttcttaaaaaattattattacaagaaaaagcaaaatagaTGTCATCACAGCTGATACAAAACGGTCAGTCGaaggaaatgtatttttccagtaataagaaaatgtattcgttgtaacgtaatagaatAATGTAAAAGCTGACCTGAATCCGAGGTAAAGCATGTTCAATATCTAAGATGTTATAGGGTGTTTCACTGACACTTGTCGCGTTATAGAACACCTGGCATCAAGAGACACGAGCAATACACACGTCGACGACACGTGATCGcagcaatgaaattttaatcacaCTACATCGTAGCGTTACTTGTGGCcgttgttaattaaattattacttttttttatttttatattaaatccAGGACTAGTGACTGATTAGTATTTGCAACTACTccttgtaaatattaataatacatgaGCCAGAGTCTCGATGAAAGAGACAGTAGGAACATAGTTTTGATACTTGTAGAACCGAAACGAATCGCATTTATGATGAACTCCTCGTAAAGCCAGCCACAATTTAGCCTTTACAGCATGCGATACAACCAAGGTAGTTAGATTATATTAGAATCTCGTGGGAGCGTGCTGAGTAACAAGATTTGTTACGTCTCTGTGTATCAAAGGGAGCGCATCCACGACCTGCATATTTCTCCATTTGGTACTGAAATTTACGCATAAACACCGCTATCTAACGATCGAACAATATTCCAAACAAAATTAGGACAACGCGTCCTAAAATCATCGTTGAAGATCTACTGAAATGAACGtaacataaaagaaaaatataattggcgttgcgcaaaaataaaaaagaaacaaataaagtTCCTTTATGAAGCCCATAGTTGGAGTTTCCCCATAGTTGCATCCCGtaggtccaaacaggttttaatatggctttatatagcattattttattctgcaTGCTTAAGTTAGAACCTGCCTGCCAATGAGCCAATagaagttttttaattttaatttaagttgCTTGGATTTATCTATGATGTGTCCTTTCCATGTCATTCTTCTGTCCAGAATCATGCCTAGATATCTGACTGAATCTTTCTTTGgaattggaatattatttatggttACCTGTGGGCAGGATTGTTTTCACAGCGTGAAGGTTATATGActggatttatttttatttattttgaagcgCCATTTGTGGAACCACTTTTCCATAGTGTCAAGACCTCACTGGTGAGTTGAAGAGGGTACATGATAATTGCGATATTAGTATAGTATTGGGAAATGCGCGTTCGTTGGTTGCCCTGCGGTTTTTTCAATGCACCCTGATTTTAGCGACAGACAATTGAAAGGGAGAAACTCTAAGTCTAACTGAAATTTATCTAACAGACGAATTAACCCATAGAAATTTTATGCCAAGGCAATTATATCTGTTACGCTTTGAGTTCGATGCATTTATGCGCTATCGGATATAGAAGAACTCATTAGAACtacgagaaaataattaacgccATTCACTTCATCTTGTTGAgtacattattatatacgcAATATATGATTCAAACAAAcattaacgttttatagtctgtaaaatatcttttatctttttttttttgagatgtgtataaataatatacaactagtaagaaataacgtataactttattcgaatcaaattaaaaataaaataaatacaaactgcgaaattaaaaagatattcagTTTAATGGCATTCTACTTCAATGATAATATCCTTATTATTTTAACAGTAAGTACAAATTTGGTACATTTCATATCTTCAACAATTATTAACCGGGTAATTTTctagtaaaaaattgtactacACATTAgaatagagaaatattaaaatactataaacTAATAACACTTTAAAATtgctatacattttttaaatcttatatAACTTCTCAAATCTCAGTGTAAAGTTAATATACATATCATGATACACTCATCTTGGAGAAAAATTTATGAGATCTAATCTTCCATTTTATTAAGAGAGAAACAAACAAAGACAATCAGTACTTTATCAATATCACAGGAAcgttttacttaattttaacgCGACACTAAATATCTATTTGTTCATAccttattatacaatataccTTATAAAGTATCGATTCTTAGCAATGAATGTTACCttctaaatgaattttttaaaacaaacaaagagatttgtattttttttcttcaaatatcaCTTCTAAATTGTGGATGGACTTGTAGATGTAAAACACACAATAAAATAGATGAATTATCTGCTAAAATAGTACAAATTTGCATGGGAATTATCTGTATAAAACACAATCCTATATCACAtaaaatgtttagaaaatgttgccctgtttaaaagatatcaatatatttatccTATTCTTGCATTTGTACTTTAGACTTAAATGAGTAATATGGGTAGTGCTCGTATTCTGAATAATCGACGCACTTGATGATAAAATAAGTGATAGAAAGTCGTAAGAAGTAATAAAAGGATAAGGCATAACAACAAATTTCTGGCCCTTGTTTGATTAGTTCTCCACTCAAGGAGCTTATGTCGATGAGTGAAAAGATTTCGATATTGCAAAGGCAATTCAAAAGTACTGCGTAATGGATAGAGTGAGCGATAAAAATCGTTCAGTAATGCCCGAACTATTTCGTTCTCAGAATGTCGAAGGGGATCCATATCATCATTtaagcaaataaattttctaaaataaaagtaaaattattctattctatttatcgttaaatcctaacaatataaaaatgattacaaCTACTTACTTTGGATTTCTACGTATCTCGTCTAAAAGTTGTACTGTTAAAGACACGTTGCTTGTTaacatttcgaatatttcattttttccagctttaattatttcgtgtGGGTAAAGTTCTTCTTGACTGAATTTGTCTTTAATTTTTCGTGAAACCGTTTCACATTTTGCTATCAATTCCTTAGTTACAATCGgctataaaaacataaattattattataaatagaagattttctttttagatttAAGTATTATGTAAAGTTTACAAAGTGTTTGCTCACAAGAGATGAATCCAAATATCTTTCTCCAGGCGGTGGATTTAATACTTTAGTAACTTTTATATGATTTGAACAATTCGTTattgcattttcaaattcaacgACTAGTCTATAATCAAGAGGAAGTGGATAAAGTCTAGATAAAAGAGTCCTAATTTCTCTATCTGACCAAGTGCTGAAACAGAATTACTATTTTGAATAATActtctgttattttctttctttttctattactactattttaaaatagtataaCTACCCTGATTTATCCGTGTcaaatgtatcaaatatttcttcaattgGTACTTTCCGTTTCTCACTAGCTAGAAAGTAAAAGTAAGAGAAAGCAAATTGCATATCCTCGGAGTTTCTAACTTTATGGCTAGATGTTTTTCTAAATTCGTGCTCGAATTTTTGTTGCATATCAGCAACGATCCATTTATCTATTAGATGAGGCATATGAGCGGGTACTCTTCTATGTTCGAAACCATAGgccatattatatattctattcaCATATAGCAAAGATTCGGCATACGTATCAAGTTGTCTTGTTCGAAGTTTCCATTGATCAGAATGAGTCGGTTTATGATTAGCTTTTGTGGTACTACTAACTTGTGGTAAGTTCATGATATCATCATTTAAATAACGTTTCAATTGCAGACGTCTCTCAGTAACGTTCAATGTTTGATGTCTTatcttatttatcatttttgatATCATCGATTTTTGGGTTGGCACGGTTTGATCATTTTCATACAattgttcattaaaatatctttcaatggAACTcacgtaattattatttttgaaatttgatttatttacatgCATCTTTAGATTTGTGACTGTGTTTGGGAATGTTTGTTGAATAGACAATTGTGTATCATTCCACATTGTACTTATACTCCTGTTtctaaagatatttaaaaattttaatccatAGTTAGTATCTTCTAGAGGATCTTGTAAAAGTTTGTGTGGATAGTCTTCCTCTTCCTCAAGAGCTTCACTGTCAGTAGGAACTGGTGTGTTATCGCAATCTCCTCCTGTAAGAAAGATTAATGATACTAGTTTAAGTTTACACATATTGTTTggtcattaaattttttaatagttgttatttcaaaataaatataaacaatgaGTGCTACCATCAAATTCACATAATGTTGTATTACAAGCAGAATCACATGATCCATCACCCACCCAGGCCCAAGGACAAACATCCGAACAATCAGGAACCCACCACGCAAGATACACTTTTTGGCCACTTTCTTGTGTAATAAAATCTTCTGGCCACACTTCTGCTCCTAGCATTACAtcatcattaaaatataaaaatttatctgaaATTCCAGGAATTCtgcaaaagtaaaaaattacattgttaAGAAGATTACAAATAGATATTAACTGGATAATATAAACTGTTATGACTGCTGTTGTATAATGAATTTGATACTACCTATGAATATGACTTTCAATAGCTGGACTAGAAAATGTTGGAAGatcacttttatttaaaaatatatcttcatGAGTAATAAGTGTAACTTTAGGATTATCCATATCTAACCAATTCGGTATTTGACCATTTGTAACAATATACACGTGTCTCACCCAGGGTGCATACATTTCCAATGAACGTAATGAATATCTTAATTCATCTTTATCACTAAATCTGGAAGCAGCTGTGTTAACGTCCATGATAGGAACATGTTCTTTAAGATTTTTTAAGAAGACTGGATCTGACCCATTGACCCACGTATATACAACATCTATTGGAACATGTTGGCATAATTTTTTTTGGAAAGAGATACCTAATATATTATCATTGAAAGAATGGAACACTGCTTCGTATTTCTCTTTACTCCATGTTATCCACATCTGAAACGTtagtatttaatttgaataaaaatttttattttgaatttaagAAATTCAGTAACTCGAAATTTACATGCAAATTTGACATTTACATCAAAATATTATCTCacacttaattaattaataaaatatattctatggataacaataaaacacaaatttttaataatcaacaaaatagatagatagaaaaacaatgaggaaaatgaaatttctaaccTCTCCAAAATGAACAATGCCGATAAATATGCAAGTAAATGCTGTCAATATCACTAACagcgaatatttatatgaaagtaAATCGTAACACCGACGCTGTAATAATTTCCATGTACTCattatattgataaagatTCTGCATGCGATTAACATTGCTAACGTTACAATACGAATTCATATAACACTGTTTACACCTCCGGCTGATTTCAATCATCGAAAAAAATGTACCGATACCGGTATATGTTTGTTGTTATCATATACAAAGGTCTAGTAACTACCGTGGTAAGGGGTAAGCGGAGCCAGACTCTTAGTGACCGGATAATGTTAGCCCACTTGTCCGCGGTATGGAGCTTTGATCTATTTGTTAGGATTCGTTGTATAACGCGATCTCGTGTTTACAACTTGCAATATCAATGTGTTATGTCGGTAAATTCATGTATACATCCTCAGTTGGTAAGAAGGTTGAAGTGTGGTTGCGGTTCCCCGTCGTACAattgtaatacatatattataatcataattatttgatgataataaatttcaatccaATACGCCATGGCCATGTATTGTTGGCCAAATTAGAGCGAATATAGTAAAGAACTATCTGTTGTCGTAGTGAAGAACGAGCATCTTCGTGCAAAACGGAAAGCATTACATAGTACAATATTAAtagttacaatatttttaatgaattaaacaaaatttaaaaacaaatttattttccaatagatgcgtataatataaatataatatgtacatacaataaatgtattaaaaatatatttgattcaaaagttatatttttttaatcgaaataatgaTACTTATTGATGGTtcacataattaatatttaattaaataacatttttctgtaTCGGACGAAATACTGtataagtattttaaataaattataaagattACGAAGCCATTTAATTCAGTTTACATTCTTTACCTTCAGTGTATGTAGTTATTATTCACACCATAGGATGGCGCTATATGTAAAATTCTAAGAAATAGATCGACGCATCGTGGTAGCGGCCGACCTGTAAAGCACAACTCTCGATATCATGAGCTTTATTCCCACCACGGGAGCTTCCAACCTTTATATTCCAGACTGTGGTCTGTGGTATTCGTGGCCGTGGCCTGTGCTACCGGTGTTAAACCAATACAACTATGGATAAGATATAGaacatataaatacacataGGCACACAACGATGCAATGTCGCACTATCCCACAGCGGTGTGAAGTTGTGCGCACGAGTGCGTTGgttcttaattaataatgtaaatattttaatgtaaactGGTCAAAGACTTACAAGGTttacaaacaaataatttagaGACTAAAGTAAGTTTTTGGGATAAATGATGATTTGTtagaaagattttaatttagaacgatctcatttttaaaagatatttattttttatcatcattgtttattattcaataaactCTTCATCaggaaatttttgaaatgaatgaaagaaatttgtattatcatgcggaaaaatgtttatatttcgcgaatagatataatatacaaaatattagttgcacatattattatttttccctatataattatgttttgtTGCTTAGCGTTACACAAAGGCATGACGTAGAATCTTTGcgaacaaattaataattaaatatttcagcacattttattttgtgttttaatttaatggaAGGATCTTCGAAGATACGTGTATTCAAAGGTATTTTGAAGAATTCGCAAATATTGTACAACAAACGGCATGAAGTATAGAAATTGTCATGTATGAAttgtttacaaatttcaaagcgtatgcatataaatacatatatccttattaaaattttatagacaAAACAAGCAGTACTATAAAAGAAGTGACCTGACTATAAATGAAACGGATGATGAttccttttttcataaaatctta
Encoded proteins:
- the LOC122573335 gene encoding uncharacterized protein LOC122573335 isoform X1 codes for the protein MSVAEQSVSEHEVIVPPSLPLILKEFCKAAIRTQPYDLLRWSSSYFRALANGEEPPTKLRLEYPPPNTASGLTLGFLRILLRQFGDYNKTLPVETILRLWDCLCLDRRDLNLILMIGKFRRKCQVKKFLAIAVGLLGSSLFETMTMICELFTHEPDGGSAMVPVTFFLEIYGYLAGLCCDGSERDPGDEDPTEFIIYDSEYSENQESSKRKFSIDRVCSATSQDTEADANLDLELVSRKDIDSSRSTLLPEIISFAYLLHNLQKYSFTADITPQLSESYASQKKMVEDEAKQDFSSKETSQIEPNEISTSNVESSKRPGSNGQKLKGENASAKSVTSSTSAESYSEKQNIRNTEDRVERKKKKKVIDAKLLKYYPNVPGIGSRLSAEEVASVAIWLSECARVQEGMVGPRNLRHMNCPPLDKQEISES
- the LOC122573335 gene encoding uncharacterized protein LOC122573335 isoform X2, which encodes MSVAEQSVSEHEVIVPPSLPLILKEFCKAAIRTQPYDLLRWSSSYFRALANGEEPPTKLRLEYPPPNTASGLTLGFLRILLRQFGDYNKTLPVETILRLWDCLCLDRRDLNLILMIGKFRRKCQVKKFLAIAVGLLGSSLFETMTMICELFTHEPDGGSAMVPVTFFLEIYGYLAGLCCDGSERDPGDEDPTEFIIYDSEYSENQESSKRKFSIDRVCSATSQDTEADANLDLELVSRKDIDSSRTDITPQLSESYASQKKMVEDEAKQDFSSKETSQIEPNEISTSNVESSKRPGSNGQKLKGENASAKSVTSSTSAESYSEKQNIRNTEDRVERKKKKKVIDAKLLKYYPNVPGIGSRLSAEEVASVAIWLSECARVQEGMVGPRNLRHMNCPPLDKQEISES
- the LOC122573334 gene encoding N-acetylglucosamine-1-phosphotransferase subunits alpha/beta: MLIACRIFINIMSTWKLLQRRCYDLLSYKYSLLVILTAFTCIFIGIVHFGEMWITWSKEKYEAVFHSFNDNILGISFQKKLCQHVPIDVVYTWVNGSDPVFLKNLKEHVPIMDVNTAASRFSDKDELRYSLRSLEMYAPWVRHVYIVTNGQIPNWLDMDNPKVTLITHEDIFLNKSDLPTFSSPAIESHIHRIPGISDKFLYFNDDVMLGAEVWPEDFITQESGQKVYLAWWVPDCSDVCPWAWVGDGSCDSACNTTLCEFDGGDCDNTPVPTDSEALEEEEDYPHKLLQDPLEDTNYGLKFLNIFRNRSISTMWNDTQLSIQQTFPNTVTNLKMHVNKSNFKNNNYVSSIERYFNEQLYENDQTVPTQKSMISKMINKIRHQTLNVTERRLQLKRYLNDDIMNLPQVSSTTKANHKPTHSDQWKLRTRQLDTYAESLLYVNRIYNMAYGFEHRRVPAHMPHLIDKWIVADMQQKFEHEFRKTSSHKVRNSEDMQFAFSYFYFLASEKRKVPIEEIFDTFDTDKSGTWSDREIRTLLSRLYPLPLDYRLVVEFENAITNCSNHIKVTKVLNPPPGERYLDSSLPIVTKELIAKCETVSRKIKDKFSQEELYPHEIIKAGKNEIFEMLTSNVSLTVQLLDEIRRNPKKFICLNDDMDPLRHSENEIVRALLNDFYRSLYPLRSTFELPLQYRNLFTHRHKLLEWRTNQTRARNLLLCLILLLLLTTFYHLFYHQVRRLFRIRALPILLI